The bacterium sequence TCGACGTCATGTTCGCGATCCCCGGGCTGGTACTCGCGATCCTGATCGCGGGACTCCTCGGGCCGAGCCGTACCAACGCGATGATCGCGATCGGCATCGTCTACGCTCCGGCGTTCGGCCGCGTGGTGCGAGGATCGGCGCTCAGCGTCATGAGCTTGCCCCACGTCGAGGCGGCCCGGAGCCTCGGGGCGTCGGATCTCAGGATCATCGCGCGCCATCTGGTGCCGAACCTGATCGCGCCGCTCATCATCTTGACGACGGTGTACCTGTCGACCGCGATCCTCACCGAGGCCGCGCTGAGCTTCCTCGGGTTGGGCACCCAGCCGCCCGAGCCGTCCTGGGGCAGCATGCTGAACGCGTCCCGCTCGTACATGGAACTGGCGCCGTGGCTCGCGGTGTTTCCCGGGATCGCGATCATGGTGGTGGTGCTGGGGTTCAACTTTCTCGGGGATGGGTTGCGTGATCTGCTCGATCCCCAGTTGCGCGAGGTGTAGCCGGCGATGAGCGATCTCTCCGTCACCAGCACGGTCGACTTCGACCGTCCAGGCAAACAGATTGGACGGTTGCAAGTACCGCGGTCCACCAACGAGAGCGGCTGGTCGAACCTGTTCATTCCCGCGATCTGCATCGCGAACGGCAGGGGCCCCACGGTCGTCGTGACCGGCGGCGTCCATGGGGACGAGCCGGAGGGACAGGTCGCCGCGCTCAAGCTCGCGCGCGAGACCACCCCGGAGGACGTCCGCGGTCGGCTCATCATCCTCCCGTGTCTATCGCCGGATGCCGCGCGCGCGTACTCGAGGCTGTGGCCGAGCGGCGCGAATCTCAACCGGAGCTTCCCGGGCTCGCCGACCGGGACGGTCGACCAGCAACTTGCCGACTACGTCACGCGCGTGCTCTTTCCGCTGGCGGACGCCGTGTGCGACATCCATAGCGGGGGGCGCTCGATGATGTGCCTGCCGTGGTCGGAGATGCACATGGTCGAGCACCCGGACCAGCGCCGGGCGATGGTCGACGCGATGCTGGCGTGGGGCACCGACTACCACGTTATCTACATTAACATCGCGGGGGGCGGGCTCCTCGTGGATGAGGCGGAGCGCCAAGGCAAGATCACGATCGGCACCGAGTTGGGCGGGGGCGGGCACGTGACGGCGGCGATCCACCGGCTGGCCGAGCGCGGCCTCCGCAACTTCCTCCGGCACCTAGGTGCGCTCGCGGGGCCTGTAGAGACACGCGCGTCGCGGGGGCTGCCCGAGGCGGTGATCCTGCGCGCGGTGGACGCCGACGACTACCTGCTCGCGCCCGAGGGCGGGCTGTTCGAGACGCTGGTCAGCCTCGGCGAGGACGTGACGGTCGGGGACGTCGTCGGTCGGATGCACTTTCCCGAGCGGCCGGATCGCGCCCCCGTCGACGTGCGGGTCGGCAGCACCGGGGTCGTGTGTTCGATCCGGGCGATCGCCACGACACAGCAGGGCGATTGCCTGGTGGTGACGGGGCGTCGTTGTGGACGAGAGGAGTTGTTGGGATGAGAGGGCAGGAGGCGTCATGGTAAGCACACTGCTCGCCGGCGCGGCGGAAGCAGACATCACACCGCCTTACGGGCTCCCGCATGGGGCGTGGCGCTTGCGCACCGGTGTGGCTGTGGGGAGGCGCGAGCCACTCCTCGCCCAAGCGCTGGTGCTCGACGACGGCCGGCGGAAGGTGGCGCTGGTGACGTCCGACCTCGTGTTCGTGGGGCACGACCTTGCGCGCGAGGTGCGAACGCGTGTGCAGGCGATGACCGGCATCCCGCCGGAGGCGGTACTGCTCAACGCCTCCCATAACCACAGCGCGCCGAGCCTGTCCCGAGGCACCGGGGTCGCCGCGTTGAGCCATCAGCGCGGGTTCGATGGGTACGAGCGTGTGCTGCGGGACTTGCTCGCCGGAGTGGTCTACTCGGCGCACTACCACCGGCGGCCCGCCCGCGCGGGCGGTGGGGCGACGCGGGCGCCAGGGCTGACCACAAATCGGGTGCTGCCCGACCAGCCGGTAGACGACACCGTCGCCGTGCTCAGGGTGGATGGGGAGGACGGTCGGCCGATCGCCGTGGTGGCGTCGTTCGCGTGCCATCCGATCTCGATGGCGGGGCACACCCTCCTGTGGAACGCGGAGTTCCCGGGGCCGTTCCGCACCGCAGTGGCGGGAGCGTATCCTGGCGTCGTGGCGATGTTCGCGCAGGGATGCGCCGGCGACATCGGCCCGTGGAACTACTGGTTCGGCAACCCCGAGGCCCTGCCGCAGACATACGAGCACCGGGACCGTCTCGGACGGGCTCTGGCCGACCGGGTGCTGGCGCTGCTTCCGGGCGTTGCAACCCGGCCCTCCCAGCCGGTCTCGGGGCGCAGCCTGCCGCTCGCTCTGACACGCCGCCGGCTGCCGTGGCCGTCCGCGGAGGTTCTCGCGATGGACGCCAAACTGGCCGCCATGCCCGAACCGGACTACCCTGAAGTGTGGCCGTCCG is a genomic window containing:
- a CDS encoding ABC transporter permease, which codes for MSTTPTVEIRGGSRATVARRRRWLAPRRVWRNPIGLTGAAIILVTVLIALLGPLGWRVDYASEASHRLLAPSAPHPMGTDELGRDELARVIHGAWVSLQVGIVSVLIAFVLGSTTGIAAGFYRGRTDAVLMRMIDVMFAIPGLVLAILIAGLLGPSRTNAMIAIGIVYAPAFGRVVRGSALSVMSLPHVEAARSLGASDLRIIARHLVPNLIAPLIILTTVYLSTAILTEAALSFLGLGTQPPEPSWGSMLNASRSYMELAPWLAVFPGIAIMVVVLGFNFLGDGLRDLLDPQLREV
- a CDS encoding succinylglutamate desuccinylase/aspartoacylase family protein, translating into MSDLSVTSTVDFDRPGKQIGRLQVPRSTNESGWSNLFIPAICIANGRGPTVVVTGGVHGDEPEGQVAALKLARETTPEDVRGRLIILPCLSPDAARAYSRLWPSGANLNRSFPGSPTGTVDQQLADYVTRVLFPLADAVCDIHSGGRSMMCLPWSEMHMVEHPDQRRAMVDAMLAWGTDYHVIYINIAGGGLLVDEAERQGKITIGTELGGGGHVTAAIHRLAERGLRNFLRHLGALAGPVETRASRGLPEAVILRAVDADDYLLAPEGGLFETLVSLGEDVTVGDVVGRMHFPERPDRAPVDVRVGSTGVVCSIRAIATTQQGDCLVVTGRRCGREELLG